The proteins below come from a single Mesobacillus jeotgali genomic window:
- a CDS encoding B3/4 domain-containing protein: protein MEIQVSSALCDLIPRFSVGIIEYKDIQVGKSPQMLKGRLQLFQESIYFDLLEKNVTDLEGIKEWRSIFKTTGKDPNRYRHSAEALYRRVAKQNYLQSIHSAIDLNNFFSLEYQIPIGVYDSDKLLGNVTIKIGEENEEYTGLNGRTNNLANLMISADEQGPFGSPFVDSERTAVTEKTTNALQIVYLRPSASPEGKQKMTESLMNMFTQIHGGAGTYRILGC from the coding sequence ATGGAAATTCAAGTTTCCAGTGCATTATGTGATCTCATTCCCCGATTTTCAGTCGGGATTATCGAATATAAAGACATACAGGTAGGTAAGTCTCCGCAAATGTTAAAAGGCAGATTGCAGCTTTTTCAGGAATCAATCTACTTCGACCTTCTGGAAAAAAACGTAACGGATCTTGAAGGCATTAAAGAGTGGCGCTCAATATTCAAAACTACAGGGAAGGACCCGAACCGATACAGACACTCAGCAGAAGCACTCTACCGCCGTGTTGCAAAGCAGAATTATCTTCAATCAATACATAGCGCGATAGATTTAAATAATTTCTTCTCACTTGAATATCAAATCCCAATAGGTGTTTATGACAGTGACAAGCTGTTGGGGAATGTAACGATTAAAATAGGAGAAGAAAACGAAGAATACACAGGTTTGAATGGAAGAACGAATAACCTGGCGAACCTGATGATCTCTGCTGATGAACAAGGACCATTCGGAAGTCCATTTGTTGATTCAGAAAGAACAGCCGTAACTGAAAAAACAACAAATGCTCTGCAGATCGTTTATTTAAGACCTTCAGCTTCCCCTGAAGGCAAGCAAAAAATGACCGAGTCTCTAATGAACATGTTTACCCAAATCCATGGCGGAGCGGGCACATATCGAATTTTAGGATGCTGA
- the queG gene encoding tRNA epoxyqueuosine(34) reductase QueG has protein sequence MDTASLKKDIIEYSKTIGIDKIGFAAPSAFEEMKVRLYRQQELQYQSGFEEKDIEKRTEPSLIFDRPKSIISIAIAYPSKMKTRVVSKKGERRGIFCRASWGTDYHVVLRDRLKKLEEYIVSKVPDARFKSMVDTGELVDRAVAERAGIGWSGKNCSIITPEFGSYVYLGEMITNLPFEPDTPMEDRCGSCNKCVEVCPTGALVQGGQLDAQKCIAFVTQTKGFLADEFREKLGNRLYGCDTCQTVCPENKGKDFHFHEEMEPDPEIAKPLLKPLLTMSNREFKEKFGHVSGSWRGKKPIQRNAIIALAHYKDNTAIPELIMVLKDDPRPVLRGTAAWALGKIGGSDAFDALKHASSVEKDEEVLNEISKGMEFFKGNSESNITV, from the coding sequence ATGGATACAGCTAGCCTGAAAAAGGATATTATTGAATACAGCAAAACGATCGGCATCGATAAAATTGGTTTTGCAGCTCCATCAGCATTTGAAGAGATGAAGGTCAGGTTATACAGGCAGCAGGAACTTCAATATCAATCTGGATTCGAGGAAAAGGACATTGAGAAGAGAACGGAGCCTTCTCTGATCTTTGATCGTCCTAAATCAATCATCTCGATAGCAATAGCTTATCCTTCAAAGATGAAGACGAGAGTTGTCAGCAAGAAGGGAGAACGGCGTGGAATCTTCTGCCGTGCATCCTGGGGGACAGATTACCACGTGGTCCTTAGGGACAGGCTGAAAAAACTGGAGGAGTACATTGTATCGAAGGTACCTGATGCGAGGTTCAAGTCGATGGTCGATACGGGAGAACTTGTGGACAGAGCTGTTGCTGAACGGGCAGGAATCGGTTGGAGCGGAAAGAACTGTTCCATTATCACACCAGAGTTTGGATCATATGTTTATTTGGGTGAGATGATCACGAATCTTCCATTTGAACCCGATACGCCGATGGAGGATCGTTGTGGCAGCTGCAATAAATGTGTGGAAGTCTGTCCGACAGGAGCTCTTGTGCAGGGCGGCCAGTTAGATGCGCAAAAATGTATTGCCTTCGTGACTCAGACTAAGGGCTTTTTGGCAGACGAGTTCCGTGAAAAGCTTGGAAACCGCTTATATGGCTGTGATACTTGCCAGACAGTTTGTCCTGAGAATAAAGGGAAGGATTTTCACTTTCATGAAGAAATGGAACCTGACCCTGAGATTGCGAAGCCGCTCCTGAAACCTTTACTGACCATGAGCAACCGTGAATTTAAAGAAAAGTTCGGGCACGTCTCCGGTTCGTGGAGAGGCAAGAAGCCTATTCAGCGCAATGCGATCATTGCCCTTGCGCATTATAAGGATAATACAGCAATACCAGAGCTGATTATGGTGTTGAAGGATGACCCAAGACCTGTGCTCAGGGGGACAGCAGCATGGGCCCTTGGCAAAATCGGCGGCAGTGACGCTTTTGACGCATTGAAACATGCTTCTTCTGTTGAGAAAGATGAGGAAGTATTAAATGAGATCAGCAAGGGAATGGAATTTTTCAAGGGCAATTCAGAGTCGAATATAACTGTGTAA
- a CDS encoding amidase domain-containing protein — translation MREQLQELLEQRVLQCVSMPRNQLHECPSIEQKKQSFANRSAEIVKAKANGRVEEKFEDKENASILYEVHFQYLIKQRGLFYMEEEVEKRQAEFYKGVLVKDEKLNEIRESQGSDEALPAFAQQEGDQERKGFRYDRLKAVQYAERWWNDYNPAYKKFEVDCTNYISQCLHQGGGPMRGYPNRSKGWWMQNDNWSFSWSVANAMRWHIPGSKLGLRGREVNSAEKLKLGDVICYDFEGDGRFDHTTIVTGHDADGMPLVNAHTYNSRMRYWAYEDSTAYTPNIKYKFFTITDDYDDI, via the coding sequence ATGCGTGAGCAACTGCAGGAACTGTTGGAACAGCGTGTCCTTCAATGTGTTTCCATGCCGAGAAATCAATTGCACGAGTGTCCCAGTATAGAGCAGAAAAAGCAGAGTTTTGCCAACAGATCTGCTGAAATAGTAAAAGCAAAGGCAAATGGCAGGGTTGAAGAAAAATTTGAAGATAAGGAGAATGCCTCGATTTTATATGAGGTTCATTTTCAGTATTTGATCAAGCAGCGGGGACTATTTTACATGGAGGAGGAAGTGGAGAAGAGGCAGGCGGAGTTTTACAAGGGTGTTCTGGTAAAGGATGAAAAGCTGAATGAGATCAGAGAGTCCCAGGGCAGCGATGAAGCGTTGCCTGCTTTTGCGCAGCAGGAGGGGGACCAGGAGAGGAAGGGCTTCAGATACGACAGGCTGAAGGCCGTCCAGTATGCTGAAAGATGGTGGAATGACTACAACCCTGCATATAAGAAGTTCGAGGTTGATTGTACCAACTATATCTCACAATGCCTGCATCAGGGTGGAGGGCCGATGCGCGGGTATCCAAACCGCAGCAAAGGCTGGTGGATGCAGAATGATAACTGGAGCTTCAGCTGGTCGGTAGCCAATGCGATGCGCTGGCACATCCCAGGATCCAAGCTGGGCTTAAGGGGAAGAGAAGTAAACAGTGCTGAAAAGCTTAAGCTTGGTGATGTCATCTGCTATGATTTTGAGGGAGATGGTCGTTTTGACCACACTACAATTGTTACGGGACACGATGCGGATGGTATGCCGCTAGTCAATGCTCATACGTACAACAGCCGGATGCGATATTGGGCTTATGAGGATTCGACAGCTTATACCCCGAATATTAAATACAAGTTCTTTACGATTACGGATGATTACGACGATATATGA
- the trmL gene encoding tRNA (uridine(34)/cytosine(34)/5-carboxymethylaminomethyluridine(34)-2'-O)-methyltransferase TrmL codes for MALHVVLYQPLIPANTGNIARTCAGTDTELHLIRPLGFSTDDKMLKRAGLDYWEHVKIHYYDSLEDFYQQNEGGEFFYVTKFGKKAHSDFDYSAVEKDFFFIFGRETTGLPPEVIENNMETCLRLPMNENIRSLNLSNTAAILIYEALRQQDYRDLRKY; via the coding sequence ATGGCATTGCATGTTGTATTATACCAGCCGCTCATACCAGCAAACACTGGCAATATCGCCCGTACATGTGCTGGTACCGATACCGAGCTTCATTTGATCAGGCCGTTGGGATTTTCAACGGATGACAAAATGTTGAAGAGGGCGGGTTTGGATTACTGGGAGCATGTGAAGATTCACTATTATGATTCGCTTGAGGATTTTTATCAACAGAACGAAGGCGGAGAATTCTTTTATGTGACCAAATTTGGCAAAAAGGCGCATTCCGATTTTGATTATAGTGCAGTTGAAAAGGATTTCTTTTTTATTTTTGGCAGAGAGACGACAGGACTTCCCCCAGAAGTGATCGAAAACAATATGGAGACATGCCTGAGGCTGCCTATGAATGAAAATATCCGTTCATTAAATCTGTCTAACACAGCTGCGATTTTGATTTATGAAGCGCTTAGGCAGCAGGACTATCGCGATTTGCGTAAATACTAG
- the nfsA gene encoding oxygen-insensitive NADPH nitroreductase — translation MNQVIETLLQHRSVRRFTDTQLDREQIEAIVKSAQAASTSSFIQAYSIIGVTDQKKKDKLAEIAGNQAYVAANGHFFVFCADLHRHKVIAEMEGTDLDDSIESTEKFMVALIDAALAAQNAAIAAESMGLGICYIGGIRNDLEAVKEVLKTPEHVIPLFGMAVGYPDQETDVKPRLPLEHVYMENEYQQDRVLFEEQLHNYNKTTSEYYRERTGGRREDTWTEQMAKMLGRKSRMYMKEFVEKQSLNRK, via the coding sequence ATGAACCAGGTAATCGAGACTCTCTTACAGCATCGTTCGGTCAGGCGTTTTACGGATACACAGCTGGATCGAGAACAAATTGAAGCAATCGTAAAAAGCGCGCAGGCAGCATCCACTTCAAGCTTCATCCAAGCCTATTCGATCATTGGTGTTACGGATCAAAAAAAGAAGGACAAGCTGGCTGAAATTGCTGGGAATCAAGCTTATGTTGCGGCAAATGGACATTTCTTCGTTTTCTGTGCGGATCTTCACCGCCATAAGGTCATAGCAGAGATGGAAGGTACAGATCTTGATGACTCGATTGAGAGTACAGAGAAATTCATGGTTGCCTTGATCGATGCTGCTCTGGCAGCCCAGAACGCCGCCATTGCGGCTGAATCCATGGGACTGGGGATTTGCTATATAGGCGGAATACGGAACGACCTCGAGGCGGTAAAGGAGGTTCTGAAGACACCAGAACATGTTATTCCGCTGTTTGGCATGGCAGTAGGCTATCCTGACCAGGAAACGGATGTGAAGCCGCGCCTGCCTCTCGAGCATGTGTATATGGAAAATGAGTACCAACAAGACAGGGTGTTGTTTGAAGAGCAGCTCCATAACTATAATAAAACTACTTCTGAATACTACCGGGAAAGAACCGGAGGGAGACGTGAGGACACCTGGACGGAACAGATGGCAAAGATGCTTGGGCGAAAATCAAGGATGTACATGAAGGAGTTTGTGGAAAAACAGAGTTTGAATAGAAAATAA